One Thermosphaera aggregans DNA segment encodes these proteins:
- a CDS encoding (2Fe-2S)-binding protein yields MSFKINLKVNGKEHVLEVPAHERLVDTLRYRLGLTSVKEGCGRGECGTCIVLVNGLPKHSCLTLTATLDGAEVLTLEGLAPEGKLHAIQLAYLETRGVQCGFCTPGFMMMTKALLDTHPEPQQEQVKEWLSSVLCRCGSYHYYFAAAKLAAKYIKEGKIYLDEKQVREKYHMKVIGR; encoded by the coding sequence ATGAGCTTCAAGATTAATCTGAAAGTGAACGGTAAAGAGCATGTTCTCGAAGTCCCAGCCCATGAGAGACTTGTGGACACTCTCAGGTATAGGCTGGGTCTCACAAGTGTTAAGGAAGGCTGCGGTAGAGGAGAATGCGGCACGTGCATCGTGCTGGTTAACGGTTTGCCGAAGCATTCATGCCTAACACTCACCGCTACGCTTGACGGGGCCGAAGTGCTAACTCTTGAGGGACTGGCGCCCGAGGGCAAGCTTCACGCTATTCAATTAGCATACTTAGAGACAAGGGGTGTTCAATGCGGCTTCTGTACCCCGGGCTTCATGATGATGACCAAGGCTCTTCTAGACACCCACCCGGAGCCTCAGCAGGAGCAGGTTAAGGAATGGTTAAGCAGCGTATTGTGCAGGTGTGGGAGCTACCATTACTATTTCGCCGCCGCTAAGCTAGCGGCAAAGTACATCAAGGAGGGGAAGATATACTTAGATGAGAAACAAGTGCGTGAGAAGTACCACATGAAAGTTATAGGGAGGTGA
- a CDS encoding xanthine dehydrogenase family protein molybdopterin-binding subunit: protein MSKPDYVQIVEEMFAKTKDKPTKDFTYLGKHVVRWDAISKIMGKPLFTADMINLFKNAVFVHSVRSKYAHAKIKKIDYSEALKYPGVLKVITARDIPGINDVGYVLPDQPLLADRKVRFIGDTVALIVAESLENARDAGELVNVDYEPLPVYTDVLQVIELNGLTEKEHVLIHDERGSDVLSRYKIRVGDVEKAFKEASVVVENEYRTPMQEHAYLEPEAAIAIPEPDGSVTIYAKTQCPFDTRRAVSNVLGLPFNMVRVVAPALGGGFGGAEDVGNEIAAKAALAALALKRTAVVLHTREESIIGHTKRHPMVAKYRHAASKDGTLLAVDADIVLDTGAYASLGPFVGWRAVVHSTGPYKVRNARVDLAVVYTNRIPAGAFRGFGNPQVTFAVERQMDLLAEELGMDPVEFRLKNILRNGDRTVHGQLLDHGVGLEDAIKRALEISGWSEKRKLYSTLKGPARRGIGIALMYHGNSIGAEGADFSTVSLIIQRDGSIIFRTGLTDMGQGSLQGLVNIAAEILGVPPSYFKIEPSDTAATPDAGPTVASRSTAMGGNATLVAAYKIRQRLNKLAAEMLGCASPEDVVIEAPKVYCKDQPEHHITWKELIEQTFWKGIPIQEFGYYRAPPAEWHEETGTGQPYFTYTFGAVVSDVEVDIETGLTKVVEATVVYDIGRVVNRTGAEHHGVGGYIQGMGYALMEDTVHSENGHVYSTSFSTYHIPTGLDIPERINVDFVEAGFIRGPFGAKGLGEPSIVAIAPSIVNAIAHAIGSKQANRLLNRIPATPDFVRGVLKRAGLAR, encoded by the coding sequence GTGAGCAAGCCGGATTACGTCCAAATCGTTGAGGAAATGTTCGCGAAAACAAAGGACAAGCCGACAAAGGATTTCACATACCTAGGTAAACACGTGGTGAGATGGGACGCTATTTCAAAGATAATGGGTAAGCCGCTGTTCACGGCAGACATGATAAACTTGTTCAAGAACGCTGTGTTCGTCCACAGCGTACGCTCCAAGTACGCTCACGCCAAGATAAAGAAAATAGACTACAGTGAGGCTTTGAAGTACCCCGGTGTTCTAAAGGTAATAACAGCCAGGGATATCCCTGGGATTAACGACGTAGGGTATGTGCTACCAGACCAGCCATTGCTAGCGGATAGGAAGGTTAGATTCATCGGGGATACGGTGGCATTGATCGTTGCGGAATCTCTCGAGAACGCTAGGGATGCAGGCGAGCTAGTCAACGTTGACTACGAGCCTCTCCCAGTTTACACGGATGTGTTACAGGTAATAGAGTTAAACGGGCTGACCGAGAAGGAGCATGTACTAATACATGATGAGAGAGGTAGCGACGTTCTGTCCAGGTACAAGATAAGGGTTGGAGACGTTGAGAAAGCGTTCAAGGAAGCATCCGTCGTCGTGGAAAACGAGTATAGAACGCCCATGCAGGAGCACGCCTACCTGGAGCCGGAGGCCGCAATAGCTATCCCTGAGCCTGATGGAAGCGTGACGATATACGCGAAGACACAGTGTCCGTTCGACACGAGAAGGGCTGTTTCAAACGTTCTTGGGCTCCCGTTCAACATGGTGAGGGTTGTAGCGCCTGCGCTAGGAGGCGGTTTCGGAGGGGCGGAGGATGTTGGAAACGAGATCGCAGCTAAAGCCGCGCTAGCCGCCCTGGCATTGAAGAGGACGGCAGTAGTTCTCCATACAAGGGAGGAGTCAATAATAGGTCATACGAAGCGCCACCCAATGGTGGCGAAGTATAGGCATGCGGCAAGCAAGGATGGAACCCTCCTAGCCGTTGACGCTGACATAGTGCTTGATACTGGAGCATATGCGAGTCTCGGGCCCTTCGTAGGGTGGAGAGCTGTTGTTCACAGCACTGGACCCTACAAGGTTAGAAACGCCCGCGTCGACCTGGCTGTAGTCTATACCAACCGAATCCCTGCTGGAGCGTTCAGAGGCTTCGGCAACCCGCAGGTCACGTTCGCGGTTGAGAGGCAGATGGATCTTCTTGCCGAGGAGTTAGGAATGGACCCCGTGGAGTTCAGGCTTAAGAATATCTTGAGAAACGGTGATAGAACAGTTCACGGCCAGCTGTTAGATCACGGGGTAGGCTTAGAGGATGCGATCAAAAGAGCTCTAGAGATAAGTGGGTGGAGTGAGAAGAGAAAACTATACAGCACGCTTAAAGGCCCTGCGAGAAGAGGCATTGGTATAGCTTTAATGTATCATGGGAACAGCATTGGGGCTGAGGGAGCTGACTTCTCCACCGTATCGCTCATAATTCAGAGAGATGGAAGCATAATATTCAGAACCGGTTTAACCGACATGGGCCAAGGCTCTCTACAAGGACTAGTCAACATTGCAGCCGAGATACTTGGCGTTCCGCCAAGCTATTTCAAAATCGAGCCTTCAGACACTGCTGCGACCCCGGACGCAGGTCCAACTGTGGCCTCGAGATCGACCGCGATGGGCGGGAACGCGACCCTGGTGGCAGCGTACAAGATTAGGCAGAGATTGAACAAGCTTGCTGCTGAAATGCTGGGATGCGCAAGCCCTGAGGATGTCGTGATTGAAGCCCCCAAGGTATACTGTAAGGATCAGCCGGAGCACCATATAACCTGGAAAGAGCTCATAGAGCAAACCTTCTGGAAGGGGATACCAATCCAGGAGTTCGGATATTACAGAGCACCACCGGCTGAATGGCACGAGGAGACGGGCACCGGACAGCCATACTTCACCTATACTTTCGGAGCTGTAGTGAGCGATGTGGAAGTAGATATTGAAACCGGGTTAACCAAGGTCGTGGAAGCGACCGTTGTATACGACATTGGCCGGGTTGTCAACAGGACTGGGGCCGAGCACCACGGCGTTGGAGGATATATTCAGGGAATGGGCTACGCGCTCATGGAGGACACTGTTCATTCAGAAAACGGGCACGTTTACAGCACCTCGTTCTCCACATACCATATTCCAACAGGCCTTGATATTCCAGAGAGAATTAACGTGGACTTTGTCGAAGCAGGCTTCATAAGAGGGCCCTTCGGGGCCAAAGGATTAGGAGAACCCTCAATAGTTGCGATAGCTCCCTCAATAGTGAACGCCATAGCCCACGCTATTGGAAGCAAGCAAGCCAATAGATTGTTGAACAGGATTCCAGCAACACCCGATTTT